A single window of Oerskovia paurometabola DNA harbors:
- the rpsJ gene encoding 30S ribosomal protein S10: MAGQKIRIRLKSYDHEVIDSSARKIVDTVTRAGATVVGPVPLPTEKNVFCVIRSPHKYKDSREHFEMRTHKRLIDIIDPTPKAVDSLMRLDLPADVNIEIKL; this comes from the coding sequence ATGGCGGGACAGAAGATCCGCATCCGGCTCAAGTCCTACGACCACGAGGTGATTGACAGCTCGGCGCGCAAGATCGTCGACACTGTCACCCGCGCTGGTGCAACGGTCGTGGGCCCGGTGCCGCTGCCGACGGAGAAGAACGTCTTCTGCGTCATCCGGTCGCCTCACAAGTACAAGGACAGCCGCGAGCACTTCGAGATGCGCACGCACAAGCGGCTTATCGACATCATCGATCCCACGCCGAAGGCCGTCGACTCGCTCATGCGTCTCGACCTGCCTGCGGACGTGAACATCGAGATCAAGCTCTGA
- the rplC gene encoding 50S ribosomal protein L3: MTTPQQNERPVTAVLGTKLGMTQLWDEAGRLVPVTVVAVGTNVVTQVRTADTDGYAAVQLAAGQIDPRKVTKPLKGHFEKAGVTPRRHVTEIRTTDAGEYTLGQEITAEAFEAGAKVDVVGTTKGKGTAGVMKRHGFHGVGASHGAHRNHRKPGSIGGASTPSRVFKGVRMAGRMGFDRQTTQNLTVHAVDAEKGLLLVKGAVPGPKGGVVLVRSAVKGA, translated from the coding sequence ATGACTACGCCCCAGCAGAACGAGCGGCCCGTCACGGCCGTGCTCGGCACGAAGCTCGGCATGACCCAGCTCTGGGACGAGGCAGGCCGCCTGGTCCCCGTCACGGTCGTCGCCGTGGGCACGAACGTCGTGACCCAGGTCCGCACCGCGGACACCGACGGTTACGCCGCGGTCCAGCTGGCCGCAGGCCAGATCGACCCGCGCAAGGTCACGAAGCCCCTCAAGGGCCACTTCGAGAAGGCCGGCGTCACGCCGCGCCGTCACGTGACCGAGATCCGCACCACCGATGCCGGTGAGTACACCCTCGGCCAGGAGATCACCGCGGAGGCCTTCGAGGCCGGCGCGAAGGTCGACGTCGTGGGCACCACCAAGGGCAAGGGCACCGCCGGTGTCATGAAGCGTCACGGCTTCCACGGCGTGGGTGCCTCCCACGGTGCGCACCGCAACCACCGCAAGCCTGGTTCGATCGGTGGGGCCTCGACCCCGTCGCGAGTCTTCAAGGGCGTGCGCATGGCCGGTCGGATGGGCTTCGACCGTCAGACCACGCAGAACCTGACCGTCCACGCGGTCGACGCAGAGAAGGGTCTGCTGCTCGTCAAGGGCGCAGTGCCCGGCCCCAAGGGCGGCGTCGTCCTCGTGCGTAGCGCCGTGAAGGGAGCATGA
- the rplW gene encoding 50S ribosomal protein L23, translated as MTAVTKDPRDILLAPVVSEKSYGLLDEGKYTFLVDPRANKTEIKIAVEQIFSVKVASVNTINRKGKTRRTRFGLGKRKDTKRAIVTLREGTIDIFGGPVG; from the coding sequence GTGACCGCCGTGACGAAGGACCCCCGCGACATCCTGCTCGCGCCGGTGGTCTCCGAGAAGAGCTACGGGCTCCTCGACGAGGGTAAGTACACCTTCCTCGTGGACCCGCGGGCCAACAAGACCGAGATCAAGATTGCCGTCGAGCAGATCTTCTCGGTCAAGGTTGCCTCCGTGAACACGATCAACCGCAAGGGCAAGACCCGGCGGACGCGTTTCGGACTGGGCAAGCGCAAGGACACCAAGCGTGCGATCGTCACCCTCCGCGAGGGCACGATCGACATCTTCGGCGGGCCGGTCGGCTGA
- the tuf gene encoding elongation factor Tu produces MAKAKFERTKPHVNVGTIGHVDHGKTTLTAAISKVLHDKYPDVNPEFKFDEIDKAPEEKQRGITINIAHIEYETEKRHYAHVDAPGHADYIKNMITGAAQMDGAILVVAATDGPMAQTREHVLLARQVGVPYLLVALNKSDMVEDEEILELVEMEVRELLSSQGFDGDEAPVVRVSGLKALEGDPEWVKSVEALMEAVDENVPEPVRELDKPFLMPVEDVFTITGRGTVVTGKVERGTLAVNSEVEIVGIRNPQKTTVTGIETFHKQMDEAQAGDNTGLLLRGIKREDVERGQVVVKPGSITPHTDFEAQVYILGKDEGGRHNPFFSNYRPQFYFRTTDVTGVITLPEGTEMVMPGDNTEMTVELIQPIAMEEGLGFAIREGGRTVGSGRVTKIIK; encoded by the coding sequence GTGGCGAAGGCCAAGTTCGAGCGGACCAAGCCGCACGTCAACGTCGGAACCATCGGTCACGTCGACCACGGTAAGACCACGCTGACGGCAGCGATCTCCAAGGTGCTGCACGACAAGTACCCGGACGTGAACCCCGAGTTCAAGTTCGACGAGATCGACAAGGCTCCGGAAGAGAAGCAGCGCGGTATCACGATCAACATCGCGCACATCGAGTACGAGACGGAGAAGCGTCACTACGCTCACGTCGACGCTCCCGGTCACGCCGACTACATCAAGAACATGATCACCGGTGCTGCTCAGATGGACGGCGCGATCCTCGTGGTCGCCGCCACCGACGGCCCGATGGCTCAGACGCGTGAGCACGTTCTGCTCGCCCGCCAGGTGGGTGTCCCCTACCTGCTGGTCGCGCTGAACAAGTCCGACATGGTCGAGGACGAGGAAATCCTCGAGCTCGTCGAGATGGAGGTGCGCGAGCTCCTCTCCTCGCAGGGCTTCGACGGTGACGAGGCCCCCGTGGTCCGCGTCTCCGGTCTGAAGGCTCTCGAGGGCGACCCCGAGTGGGTCAAGTCCGTCGAGGCGCTCATGGAGGCCGTGGACGAGAACGTCCCCGAGCCCGTCCGTGAGCTCGACAAGCCCTTCCTCATGCCCGTCGAGGACGTCTTCACGATCACCGGTCGTGGAACCGTCGTCACCGGCAAGGTCGAGCGCGGCACCCTCGCGGTCAACTCGGAGGTCGAGATCGTCGGCATCCGCAACCCGCAGAAGACCACGGTCACGGGTATCGAGACGTTCCACAAGCAGATGGACGAGGCTCAGGCCGGCGACAACACCGGTCTGCTGCTCCGCGGCATCAAGCGCGAGGACGTCGAGCGCGGCCAGGTCGTCGTCAAGCCGGGTTCGATCACCCCGCACACCGACTTCGAGGCTCAGGTCTACATCCTGGGCAAGGACGAGGGTGGGCGTCACAACCCGTTCTTCTCGAACTACCGCCCGCAGTTCTACTTCCGTACCACGGACGTCACCGGCGTCATCACGCTGCCCGAGGGCACCGAGATGGTCATGCCCGGCGACAACACCGAGATGACGGTCGAGCTGATCCAGCCGATCGCCATGGAGGAGGGCCTCGGCTTCGCCATCCGTGAGGGCGGCCGTACGGTCGGATCGGGCCGTGTCACGAAGATCATCAAGTGA
- the fusA gene encoding elongation factor G — MALDVLTDLNKVRNIGIMAHIDAGKTTTTERILFYTGVNYKIGETHDGASTTDWMEQEKERGITITSAAVTCFWNKNQINIIDTPGHVDFTVEVERSLRVLDGAVAVFDGKEGVEPQSETVWRQADKYNVPRICFVNKMDKLGADFYFTVDTIVNRLKAKPLVIQLPIGSESDFTGVVDLLEMRALVWRGETKMGEAYEIEEIPADLLEKAQQYRADLIENVAEADEELLEKYLNGEELTLAEIKSAIRKLTVSGEAFPVLCGSAFKNKGVQPMLDAVIDYLPSPLDVPAINGHDVKDEEKIVERHPDATEPFSALAFKVASHPFFGKLTYVRVYSGQVTPGTQVLNATKGKKERLGKIFQMHSNKENAVELGSAGHIYAFIGLKDTTTGDTLCDIANPVVLESMTFPEPVIDVAIEPKTKADQEKLSVAIQKLAEEDPTFRVKLDEETGQTVIGGMGELHLDILVDRMRREFNVEANVGKPQVAYRETIRRTAEKIDYTHKKQTGGSGQFAKVQVTFEPLDLTEGGELYEFKNAVTGGRIPREYIPSVDAGIQAALQLGVLAGFPLVGVKATLIDGAYHDVDSSEMAFKIAGSMVLKEGVKRADPVLLEPVMAVEVRTPEEYMGDVIGDLNSRRGMIQSMEDATGVKVVRAQVPLSEMFGYIGDLRSKTQGRAVYSMSFDSYAEVPRNVAEEIIKKTRGE; from the coding sequence GTGGCACTTGACGTGCTGACCGACCTGAACAAGGTCCGCAACATCGGCATCATGGCCCACATCGATGCCGGTAAGACCACGACCACCGAGCGCATCCTGTTCTACACCGGGGTGAACTACAAGATCGGTGAGACGCACGACGGCGCATCGACGACCGACTGGATGGAGCAGGAGAAGGAGCGCGGCATCACGATCACGTCTGCCGCCGTGACCTGCTTCTGGAACAAGAACCAGATCAACATCATCGACACCCCTGGCCACGTGGACTTCACGGTCGAGGTCGAGCGCTCCCTGCGTGTGCTCGACGGCGCTGTCGCTGTCTTCGACGGCAAGGAGGGCGTCGAGCCCCAGTCCGAGACCGTCTGGCGCCAGGCCGACAAGTACAACGTCCCGCGCATCTGCTTCGTCAACAAGATGGACAAGCTCGGCGCGGACTTCTACTTCACGGTCGACACCATCGTGAACCGCCTCAAGGCCAAGCCGCTGGTCATCCAGCTGCCGATCGGCTCCGAGAGCGACTTCACGGGCGTCGTCGACCTGCTCGAGATGCGCGCACTCGTGTGGCGCGGCGAGACGAAGATGGGCGAGGCGTACGAGATCGAGGAGATCCCCGCGGACCTCCTGGAGAAGGCGCAGCAGTACCGTGCCGACCTCATCGAGAACGTCGCCGAGGCCGACGAGGAGCTCCTCGAGAAGTACCTCAACGGCGAAGAGCTGACGCTCGCGGAGATCAAGTCCGCGATCCGCAAGCTCACCGTCTCGGGCGAGGCCTTCCCGGTGCTCTGCGGCTCCGCGTTCAAGAACAAGGGCGTCCAGCCCATGCTCGACGCGGTCATCGACTACCTGCCGTCGCCCCTCGACGTCCCGGCCATCAACGGCCACGACGTCAAGGACGAGGAGAAGATCGTCGAGCGCCACCCCGACGCCACGGAGCCGTTCTCGGCCCTCGCGTTCAAGGTCGCCTCGCACCCGTTCTTCGGCAAGCTGACGTACGTCCGCGTCTACTCCGGCCAGGTCACGCCGGGCACCCAGGTGCTCAACGCGACCAAGGGCAAGAAGGAGCGTCTGGGCAAGATCTTCCAGATGCACTCCAACAAGGAGAACGCGGTCGAGCTCGGCAGCGCCGGGCACATCTACGCGTTCATCGGCCTCAAGGACACGACGACCGGTGACACCCTGTGTGACATCGCGAACCCCGTGGTCCTCGAGTCGATGACCTTCCCGGAGCCCGTCATCGACGTGGCCATCGAGCCCAAGACGAAGGCCGACCAGGAGAAGCTCTCGGTCGCCATCCAGAAGCTCGCCGAGGAGGACCCGACCTTCCGCGTCAAGCTCGACGAGGAGACCGGCCAGACCGTCATCGGCGGTATGGGCGAGCTCCACCTCGACATCCTCGTCGACCGCATGCGTCGCGAGTTCAACGTCGAGGCCAACGTCGGCAAGCCGCAGGTCGCGTACCGCGAGACCATCCGCCGTACCGCGGAGAAGATCGACTACACGCACAAGAAGCAGACCGGTGGTTCGGGTCAGTTCGCCAAGGTGCAGGTCACCTTCGAGCCTCTCGACCTGACCGAGGGCGGCGAGCTCTACGAGTTCAAGAACGCCGTCACCGGTGGTCGCATCCCGCGTGAGTACATCCCGTCGGTCGACGCCGGTATCCAGGCCGCCCTCCAGCTGGGCGTCCTCGCCGGCTTCCCGCTCGTGGGCGTGAAGGCTACGCTCATCGACGGCGCGTACCATGATGTCGACTCTTCGGAGATGGCGTTCAAGATTGCCGGCTCGATGGTCCTCAAGGAGGGCGTCAAGCGGGCGGACCCGGTTCTGCTGGAGCCGGTCATGGCGGTCGAGGTGCGTACGCCCGAGGAGTACATGGGCGACGTGATCGGTGACCTCAACTCTCGTCGCGGCATGATCCAGTCCATGGAGGACGCGACGGGTGTCAAGGTCGTCCGTGCTCAAGTACCGTTGTCCGAGATGTTCGGGTACATCGGTGACCTGCGGTCGAAGACCCAGGGTCGCGCTGTGTACTCGATGTCATTCGACAGCTACGCCGAGGTCCCTCGGAACGTTGCCGAAGAGATCATCAAGAAGACCCGGGGCGAGTGA
- the rpsL gene encoding 30S ribosomal protein S12: protein MPTIQQLVRKGRTSKAGKSKTPALKGSPQRRGVCTRVYTTTPKKPNSALRKVARVKLSSQIEVTAYIPGVGHNLQEHSIVLVRGGRVKDLPGVRYKIVRGALDTQGVKNRKQARSRYGAKKEKS from the coding sequence GTGCCTACGATCCAGCAGCTCGTCCGCAAGGGGCGGACCTCGAAGGCAGGGAAGTCCAAGACTCCCGCCCTCAAGGGTTCCCCGCAGCGGCGTGGTGTGTGCACGCGTGTGTACACCACCACCCCCAAGAAGCCGAACTCCGCACTGCGCAAGGTCGCACGCGTGAAGCTCTCGTCCCAGATCGAGGTCACCGCGTACATCCCCGGTGTCGGCCACAACCTCCAGGAGCACTCCATCGTGCTCGTCCGCGGCGGTCGTGTGAAGGACCTCCCCGGTGTCCGCTACAAGATCGTCCGTGGCGCACTCGACACCCAGGGCGTCAAGAACCGCAAGCAGGCTCGCAGCCGCTACGGTGCCAAGAAGGAGAAGAGCTAA
- the rplP gene encoding 50S ribosomal protein L16, protein MLIPRRLKHRKQHHPSRSGASKGGNQIAFGEFGIQALEPAYVTNRQIEAARIAMTRHIKRGGKVWINIYPDRPLTKKPAETRMGSGKGSPEWWIANVKPGRIVFELAGVPEPLAREAMRRAIHKLPMKCRFVVREGGGN, encoded by the coding sequence ATGCTGATCCCGCGCAGGCTGAAGCACCGTAAGCAGCACCACCCCTCGCGCTCCGGCGCCTCGAAGGGTGGCAACCAGATCGCGTTCGGCGAGTTCGGCATCCAGGCTCTCGAGCCTGCGTACGTCACGAACCGCCAGATCGAGGCTGCTCGTATCGCGATGACCCGCCACATCAAGCGAGGCGGAAAGGTCTGGATCAACATCTACCCGGACCGCCCGCTGACCAAGAAGCCGGCGGAGACCCGCATGGGTTCTGGTAAGGGTTCGCCCGAGTGGTGGATCGCCAACGTCAAGCCCGGCCGCATCGTCTTCGAGCTGGCCGGTGTCCCGGAGCCCCTGGCTCGCGAGGCCATGCGCCGCGCGATCCACAAGCTCCCGATGAAGTGCCGTTTCGTGGTGCGCGAGGGTGGTGGCAACTGA
- the rplN gene encoding 50S ribosomal protein L14 has translation MIQQESRLRVADNTGAKEILCIRVLGGSGRRYAGIGDVIVATVKDAIPGGNVKKGDVVKAVVVRTAKERRRPDGSYIKFDENAAVILKNDGEPRGTRIFGPVGRELRDKRFMKIISLAPEVL, from the coding sequence ATGATCCAGCAGGAGTCGCGACTTCGCGTCGCCGACAACACGGGTGCCAAGGAGATTCTCTGCATCCGTGTTCTCGGCGGTTCGGGCCGTCGCTACGCCGGAATCGGCGACGTCATCGTCGCAACCGTCAAGGACGCTATCCCCGGTGGCAACGTGAAGAAGGGCGACGTCGTCAAGGCGGTCGTCGTACGCACCGCCAAGGAGCGCCGTCGTCCGGACGGTTCCTACATCAAGTTTGACGAGAACGCGGCCGTGATCCTCAAGAACGACGGCGAGCCCCGTGGTACGCGCATCTTCGGTCCCGTGGGCCGCGAGCTGCGTGACAAGCGGTTCATGAAGATCATCTCGCTGGCTCCGGAGGTGCTCTGA
- the rplB gene encoding 50S ribosomal protein L2, whose translation MGIRKYKPTTPGRRGSSVADFVEITRSQPEKSLVRPLTKSGGRNSTGRITTRHKGGGHKRAYRVIDFRRHDKDGVPAKVAHIEYDPNRTARIALLHYADGEKRYIIAPNKLKQGDVIENGAGADIKPGNNLPLRNIPTGTVIHAIELKPGGGAKIARSAGASVQLVAKDGPYAQLRMPSGEIRNVDLRCRATVGEVGNAEQSNINWGKAGRMRWKGKRPSVRGVAMNPIDHPHGGGEGKTSGGRHPVSPWGQAEGRTRRPNKPSDKLIVRRRRTGKKR comes from the coding sequence ATGGGAATCCGTAAGTACAAGCCGACGACGCCCGGCCGCCGCGGCTCGAGCGTTGCCGACTTCGTCGAGATCACGCGCTCGCAGCCGGAGAAGTCGCTGGTCCGTCCGCTCACCAAGAGCGGTGGCCGCAACAGCACCGGTCGCATCACCACCCGTCACAAGGGTGGTGGCCACAAGCGCGCATACCGCGTCATCGACTTCCGTCGCCACGACAAGGACGGCGTGCCCGCGAAGGTCGCTCACATCGAGTACGACCCCAACCGCACGGCACGCATCGCGCTCCTGCACTACGCGGACGGCGAGAAGCGCTACATCATCGCGCCGAACAAGCTGAAGCAGGGCGACGTCATCGAGAACGGCGCCGGCGCTGACATCAAGCCCGGCAACAACCTGCCGTTGCGCAACATCCCGACCGGTACGGTCATCCACGCCATCGAGCTCAAGCCCGGTGGCGGCGCGAAGATCGCCCGTTCGGCTGGTGCCTCCGTGCAGCTCGTCGCCAAGGACGGCCCCTACGCCCAGCTGCGTATGCCTTCCGGTGAGATCCGCAACGTCGACCTGCGCTGCCGCGCGACGGTCGGCGAGGTGGGCAACGCCGAGCAGTCGAACATCAACTGGGGCAAGGCCGGCCGTATGCGTTGGAAGGGCAAGCGCCCCTCCGTCCGTGGTGTCGCCATGAACCCGATCGACCACCCTCACGGTGGTGGTGAAGGCAAGACCTCCGGTGGACGTCACCCGGTCAGCCCCTGGGGCCAGGCCGAAGGTCGTACCCGCCGTCCCAACAAGCCGAGCGACAAGCTGATCGTGCGTCGTCGCCGTACCGGCAAGAAGCGCTGA
- the rpsG gene encoding 30S ribosomal protein S7, whose product MPRKGPAPKRPLIVDPVYGSPVVTQLINKVLLDGKKSTAEAIVYGALEGVRAKTDGDPVVVLKRALENVRPALEVRSRRVGGATYQVPVEVRPTRSTTLALRWLTDYSRARREKTMTERLMNEILDASNGLGAAVKRREDMHKMAESNKAFAHYRW is encoded by the coding sequence ATGCCTCGTAAGGGCCCCGCCCCGAAGCGGCCGCTCATCGTCGACCCTGTCTACGGTTCCCCGGTCGTCACCCAGCTCATCAACAAGGTCCTCCTGGACGGCAAGAAGTCGACCGCCGAGGCGATCGTCTACGGTGCCCTCGAGGGTGTCCGCGCGAAGACCGACGGTGACCCCGTCGTCGTCCTCAAGCGTGCTCTCGAGAACGTGCGCCCGGCCCTCGAGGTCCGTTCGCGCCGTGTCGGTGGCGCGACCTACCAGGTCCCCGTCGAGGTGCGCCCCACGCGTTCCACGACGCTCGCGCTGCGCTGGCTCACGGACTACTCGCGCGCTCGTCGCGAGAAGACCATGACCGAGCGCCTCATGAACGAGATCCTCGACGCGAGCAACGGCCTCGGTGCCGCGGTCAAGCGTCGTGAGGACATGCACAAGATGGCCGAGTCCAACAAGGCCTTCGCGCACTACCGCTGGTAG
- the rpsS gene encoding 30S ribosomal protein S19, whose protein sequence is MPRSLKKGPFVDGHLQKKVDVQNEKGTKNVIKTWSRRSVITPDFLGHTFAVHDGRKHTPVFVTESMVGHKLGEFAPTRTFRGHVKDDKKGRRR, encoded by the coding sequence ATGCCACGCAGCCTGAAGAAGGGCCCCTTCGTGGATGGACACCTTCAGAAGAAGGTGGACGTCCAGAACGAGAAGGGGACCAAGAACGTCATCAAGACCTGGTCCCGTCGGTCGGTCATCACGCCCGACTTCCTCGGTCACACTTTTGCCGTGCACGACGGGCGCAAGCACACTCCGGTGTTCGTCACCGAGTCGATGGTTGGCCACAAGCTCGGCGAGTTCGCACCCACCCGGACCTTCCGCGGCCACGTGAAGGACGACAAGAAGGGCCGTCGTCGCTGA
- the rplV gene encoding 50S ribosomal protein L22, translating into MEAKAQARFVRVTPQKARRVVDLIRGKQATEAVAVLKFAPQAASEPIRKVVESAIANARVKADRASVAFDEQELVVAQAFVDEGPTLKRFRPRAQGRASQILKRTSHITVVLVPREDTKGRAR; encoded by the coding sequence ATGGAAGCCAAGGCGCAGGCGCGGTTCGTCCGTGTCACGCCCCAGAAGGCCCGGCGCGTCGTGGACCTCATCCGTGGCAAGCAGGCCACCGAGGCCGTCGCGGTGCTGAAGTTCGCACCGCAGGCCGCGAGTGAGCCGATCCGCAAGGTCGTGGAGAGCGCGATCGCGAACGCACGGGTGAAGGCCGACCGCGCGAGCGTGGCATTCGACGAGCAGGAGCTCGTCGTTGCCCAGGCGTTCGTGGACGAGGGCCCGACCCTCAAGCGGTTCCGGCCTCGCGCTCAGGGGCGCGCGAGCCAGATCCTCAAGCGGACGAGCCACATCACCGTGGTTCTCGTTCCGCGCGAAGACACGAAGGGAAGGGCCCGATAG
- the rplX gene encoding 50S ribosomal protein L24, giving the protein MAKIKKGDLVVVISGKDRTQQGRVLEVLTDSDRVIVEGINRVTKHTKVGQSQRGTRTGGIEVVEAPIHVSNVMVVDPETKKGTRVGYRTEEVERDGRTRKVRVRVAKRSGKDI; this is encoded by the coding sequence ATGGCGAAGATCAAGAAGGGCGACCTGGTGGTCGTCATCTCTGGCAAGGACCGCACCCAGCAGGGTCGCGTGCTCGAGGTCCTCACGGACTCCGACCGCGTGATCGTCGAGGGCATCAACCGCGTCACGAAGCACACCAAGGTGGGTCAGTCCCAGCGTGGGACGCGTACCGGTGGCATCGAGGTCGTCGAGGCGCCGATCCACGTGAGCAACGTGATGGTCGTCGACCCGGAGACCAAGAAGGGCACCCGCGTCGGGTACCGCACCGAAGAGGTCGAGCGTGACGGCCGTACGCGCAAGGTTCGCGTGCGCGTCGCCAAGCGTTCCGGTAAGGACATCTGA
- the rpsQ gene encoding 30S ribosomal protein S17, producing the protein MSENATNAAPVTETAAEQRANRKTRRGYVVSDKMDKTVVIEVEDRVKHPLYGKVIRRTSKVKVHDEQNAAGVGDLVLIMETRPLSATKRWRLVEILEKAK; encoded by the coding sequence ATGAGCGAGAACGCAACGAACGCCGCACCGGTGACCGAGACGGCCGCTGAGCAGCGCGCCAACCGCAAGACGCGGCGCGGCTACGTGGTGAGCGACAAGATGGACAAGACCGTCGTGATCGAGGTCGAGGACCGGGTCAAGCACCCGCTCTACGGCAAGGTCATCCGACGCACGAGCAAGGTCAAGGTCCACGACGAGCAGAACGCTGCTGGTGTCGGAGACCTCGTCCTTATCATGGAGACCCGCCCGCTGTCCGCGACCAAGCGGTGGCGCCTGGTGGAGATCCTCGAGAAGGCCAAGTAG
- the rpmC gene encoding 50S ribosomal protein L29, whose amino-acid sequence MAIGTKELASSELDTFDDEKLVAELKKAKEELFNLRFQSATGQLESHGRLKAVRRDIARIYTILRERELGIRTAPSVSE is encoded by the coding sequence ATGGCTATCGGAACCAAGGAACTGGCTTCGAGCGAGCTTGACACGTTCGACGACGAGAAGCTCGTCGCCGAGCTGAAGAAGGCCAAGGAGGAGCTTTTCAACCTCCGCTTCCAGTCGGCCACCGGCCAGCTGGAGAGCCACGGTCGCCTGAAGGCCGTGCGCCGCGACATCGCGCGGATCTACACGATCCTCCGCGAGCGCGAGCTCGGTATCCGTACCGCACCGAGCGTGAGTGAGTGA
- the rplD gene encoding 50S ribosomal protein L4: MAALTVDVLDATGKKAGTADLPAEVFDVQTNVPLIHQVVVAQLAAARQGTHDTKSRGEVRGGGRKPYKQKGTGRARQGSTRAPQFAGGGVVHGPTPRDYSQRTPKKMKAAALRGALSDRARAGRVHVVTGFGIDGQPSTKAAINSLANLSPRKHVLVVLERGDELTSKSLRNAEQVHLLVADQLNTYDVLVSDDVVFTEGALAAFLAGPATGSSVKAVASESEAADEAEEAAK, from the coding sequence ATGGCAGCTCTCACTGTTGACGTCCTCGACGCCACGGGCAAGAAGGCCGGCACCGCCGACCTTCCCGCCGAGGTGTTCGACGTCCAGACGAACGTCCCGCTGATCCACCAGGTTGTCGTCGCGCAGCTCGCTGCAGCCCGTCAGGGCACGCACGACACCAAGAGCCGCGGCGAGGTCCGCGGTGGTGGACGCAAGCCGTACAAGCAGAAGGGCACCGGCCGCGCCCGTCAGGGTTCGACCCGTGCTCCTCAGTTCGCCGGCGGTGGGGTCGTTCACGGCCCGACGCCGCGCGACTACAGCCAGCGCACCCCCAAGAAGATGAAGGCTGCTGCCCTGCGCGGCGCCCTGTCCGACCGGGCTCGTGCCGGCCGTGTCCACGTCGTGACCGGTTTCGGGATCGACGGCCAGCCGTCGACCAAGGCCGCGATCAACTCGCTCGCCAACCTCTCTCCCCGCAAGCACGTGCTCGTGGTGCTGGAGCGTGGCGACGAGCTGACGAGCAAGTCCCTCCGCAACGCGGAGCAGGTGCACCTCCTGGTCGCTGACCAGCTGAACACCTACGACGTGCTCGTCTCCGACGACGTGGTCTTCACCGAGGGCGCACTCGCTGCGTTCCTCGCCGGACCCGCCACGGGCTCTTCGGTCAAGGCCGTCGCGTCCGAGTCGGAAGCAGCTGACGAGGCCGAGGAGGCCGCGAAGTGA
- the rpsC gene encoding 30S ribosomal protein S3 → MGQKVHPHGYRLGITTDHRSRWFADSTKPGQRYRDYVREDVQIRKLMATGLERAGISKVEIERTRDRVRVDIHTARPGIVIGRRGAEADRIRGELEKLTGKQVQLNILEVKNAEIDAQLVAQGIAEQLASRVSFRRAMRKGMQSAQRAGAKGIRVQCSGRLGGAEMSRSEFYREGRVPLHTLRANIDYGFFEARTTFGRIGVKVWIYKGDMTEKEFAAQQATAAPRQGRGGPRGGDRPDRGGDRRGAGRRNERPAQSEAPAAAGAEAPVAEKAPESGTEA, encoded by the coding sequence GTGGGACAGAAGGTTCACCCGCACGGGTACCGCCTCGGCATCACCACCGACCACCGGTCGCGGTGGTTCGCCGACAGCACCAAGCCCGGACAGCGGTACCGCGACTACGTCCGCGAGGACGTGCAGATCCGCAAGCTCATGGCCACCGGCCTCGAGCGTGCCGGCATCTCCAAGGTCGAGATCGAGCGCACCCGTGACCGTGTGCGTGTGGACATCCACACGGCACGCCCGGGTATCGTCATCGGCCGCCGTGGCGCAGAGGCAGACCGCATCCGCGGCGAGCTCGAGAAGCTCACGGGCAAGCAGGTCCAGCTCAACATCCTCGAGGTCAAGAACGCTGAGATCGATGCTCAGCTCGTGGCCCAGGGGATCGCCGAGCAGCTTGCGAGCCGTGTGTCCTTCCGCCGTGCGATGCGCAAGGGCATGCAGTCCGCGCAGCGCGCCGGGGCCAAGGGCATCCGTGTCCAGTGCTCGGGCCGCCTCGGTGGCGCCGAGATGAGCCGTTCGGAGTTCTACCGCGAAGGCCGTGTGCCGCTGCACACGCTCCGCGCGAACATCGACTACGGCTTCTTCGAGGCCCGCACCACCTTCGGCCGTATCGGCGTCAAGGTGTGGATCTACAAGGGCGACATGACCGAGAAGGAGTTCGCTGCGCAGCAGGCGACCGCCGCTCCCCGCCAGGGCCGTGGTGGCCCCCGCGGTGGCGACCGTCCTGACCGTGGCGGAGACCGTCGTGGCGCCGGCCGTCGCAACGAGCGTCCGGCACAGTCCGAGGCACCTGCAGCTGCAGGGGCGGAGGCACCTGTCGCCGAGAAGGCTCCTGAGTCCGGAACGGAGGCCTGA